In Anaerostipes hadrus ATCC 29173 = JCM 17467, a single genomic region encodes these proteins:
- a CDS encoding response regulator, whose translation MIKVFLVEDEKIIRKSIKNNVKWEENGFEFAGEAPDGEMALPMIEKLHPDIVITDIKMPFMDGLELSDILKKKMPKIQIIILSGYGEFDYAKEAIKIGVTDYLTKPVTGEQLLEALNKVKQKLDKKKRQEEDIKKLQKNIKTQMKNMRYQFFGNLIRGKISVSKLMEQGNELGIDLMAPAYNFMLFKIFSKNENDTEAVYDLRTKEDTIVEEVSSQFENMIVFHRVTEGYVLMIKAQNTEETIQVAKDYVAALTKRMKKEKELQWFAGIGHAVERLHNLSESYDSASKAFAYQYQSSGNEAVFFDKLDNEKIERAEDLQQVDFTKVNSESLEEFLKNGKEEAVHLFVEDYTKTLGKSNMDSFMFCQYMLINIQVGVMKFVEKMGVEKANIDRTFKDYKQQIAAVSTGEKAAEYIEELIIQAIRMRNERLGKKHSSLITEAKEFIVKNYQEETLSLSDVADQVGLSSSHFSTTFKQETGKSFVEFLTSVRMDKAKEMLCFTDMKASQISYEVGYKDPHYFSYLFKKTQGCTPSEYRSRRM comes from the coding sequence ATGATCAAAGTATTTTTAGTAGAAGATGAAAAGATCATTCGTAAGAGTATAAAGAATAACGTAAAATGGGAAGAAAATGGTTTTGAATTTGCGGGAGAAGCACCAGATGGTGAGATGGCTCTTCCAATGATCGAAAAACTACATCCAGATATCGTGATCACAGATATCAAGATGCCATTTATGGATGGACTTGAATTAAGTGATATCTTAAAGAAAAAAATGCCCAAAATACAGATCATCATACTTTCTGGATATGGGGAGTTTGACTATGCAAAAGAAGCGATCAAGATCGGTGTAACAGATTATCTGACCAAACCAGTAACTGGTGAGCAGTTATTAGAAGCACTAAATAAAGTAAAACAAAAGCTTGATAAGAAAAAAAGACAGGAAGAAGATATAAAAAAATTACAAAAAAATATAAAAACACAAATGAAAAATATGAGATATCAATTTTTCGGGAATCTGATCCGTGGAAAGATATCTGTATCTAAATTAATGGAACAAGGGAATGAACTTGGAATAGATCTTATGGCACCGGCATACAATTTTATGTTATTTAAAATATTTTCAAAGAATGAGAATGATACAGAGGCAGTATATGATCTTCGTACCAAAGAAGATACGATCGTAGAAGAAGTAAGCAGCCAGTTTGAAAATATGATTGTTTTTCACCGTGTAACAGAGGGCTATGTTTTAATGATCAAGGCACAGAATACAGAGGAAACCATACAAGTGGCAAAAGATTATGTTGCAGCATTGACAAAGCGTATGAAAAAAGAGAAAGAACTACAATGGTTTGCAGGGATTGGACATGCAGTGGAACGATTACATAACCTTTCGGAATCTTACGACAGTGCAAGCAAGGCTTTTGCATACCAGTATCAGTCTTCTGGGAATGAAGCGGTGTTTTTTGATAAATTAGATAATGAAAAGATAGAAAGAGCAGAAGATCTGCAGCAAGTAGATTTTACCAAAGTAAATTCAGAATCGCTGGAAGAGTTTTTGAAAAATGGAAAAGAAGAAGCTGTACATTTATTTGTAGAGGATTATACCAAGACATTAGGAAAATCTAATATGGATTCCTTTATGTTTTGTCAGTATATGCTGATCAATATACAGGTAGGTGTTATGAAATTCGTTGAGAAAATGGGAGTTGAGAAAGCAAATATCGATCGCACGTTTAAGGATTACAAACAACAGATCGCTGCAGTTTCAACAGGAGAGAAAGCAGCGGAGTATATCGAAGAACTTATCATACAAGCGATCAGAATGCGAAATGAAAGATTAGGGAAGAAACATTCTTCATTGATAACGGAGGCAAAAGAATTTATTGTGAAAAATTATCAAGAAGAAACATTATCGTTGAGTGATGTTGCAGATCAGGTTGGATTAAGCAGCAGTCATTTTAGTACAACGTTTAAACAAGAAACAGGGAAATCTTTTGTGGAATTTTTGACATCAGTCAGAATGGATAAAGCAAAAGAAATGCTTTGTTTTACAGATATGAAGGCATCACAGATCAGCTATGAAGTGGGATATAAGGATCCACATTACTTTAGCTACCTGTTTAAAAAAACGCAAGGATGTACTCCGAGTGAATATAGATCAAGGAGGATGTAA
- a CDS encoding aldose epimerase family protein produces MMKVKMIEKRQNGVCLFELQNDEIKVITSNLGCHILSVFTKDRDGNYGDVVLGYQDVEDCHKDDKFLGCIIGRVANRIANGEFQLNGKTYKLAVNSGPNTLHGGINGFNQKIFNYEILEDGIRFIYLSPDMEEGFPGSLCLKIVYRLSGNELKMEYEAMTDQDTLINIANHSYFNLSAKDSKIYDHQLMIKSDQIAYADENGLPTGEFLDVENTPFDFKSFHEIGERIHDDDEQLRFVGGYDHCFMLKDEKDQAVLYDKESGRKLTITTTLPCMQLYAGNFLAGGSDGKFGKPYENRDGVALEPQFLPNSMNIEKKPRVILRKGEEYEAVTTYRFETE; encoded by the coding sequence ATGATGAAAGTAAAAATGATCGAAAAAAGACAAAATGGAGTCTGCTTATTTGAATTACAAAATGATGAGATAAAAGTGATCACGAGTAACCTTGGTTGTCATATTTTATCTGTGTTCACAAAAGACAGAGATGGGAATTATGGAGATGTCGTTCTTGGATATCAAGATGTGGAAGATTGTCATAAAGATGATAAATTTTTAGGATGTATCATCGGACGTGTTGCAAACAGAATTGCAAATGGAGAGTTTCAGTTGAATGGAAAGACCTATAAACTTGCAGTAAATTCTGGACCGAATACGCTTCATGGTGGTATAAATGGATTTAATCAGAAGATTTTTAACTATGAGATTTTAGAAGATGGAATCCGTTTTATCTATCTTTCTCCAGATATGGAAGAAGGATTTCCAGGAAGTCTTTGTTTAAAGATAGTATATCGTCTATCTGGAAATGAATTAAAGATGGAATATGAAGCAATGACAGATCAAGACACACTGATCAATATAGCCAATCATTCCTATTTTAATCTTTCAGCAAAAGACAGTAAGATCTATGATCATCAATTGATGATCAAATCAGATCAGATTGCATATGCAGATGAGAATGGTCTTCCAACAGGTGAGTTTTTGGATGTAGAGAATACACCATTTGATTTTAAAAGTTTTCATGAGATTGGAGAACGGATTCATGATGATGATGAACAGTTGAGATTCGTTGGAGGCTATGATCATTGTTTTATGTTAAAGGATGAGAAAGATCAGGCAGTCTTATATGATAAAGAAAGTGGACGAAAATTAACGATCACAACAACACTTCCATGCATGCAGTTATATGCAGGAAACTTTCTGGCAGGAGGAAGTGATGGTAAATTTGGAAAACCATATGAGAACAGAGATGGTGTTGCATTAGAACCACAATTCTTGCCTAATTCTATGAATATAGAGAAAAAGCCAAGAGTTATTTTAAGAAAAGGCGAAGAGTATGAAGCAGTGACAACATACCGATTTGAAACAGAATAA
- a CDS encoding L-ribulose-5-phosphate 4-epimerase produces the protein MLEQLKKEVYEANMELPKRGLITYTWGNVSGIDRESGLFVIKPSGVDYDKLSPEDMVVMDLDGNRVEGDLNPSSDTPTHIELYKAFEDLGGIVHTHSPWATSWAQAGRSIPCYGTTHADYFYGEIPCARSLTKEEIEEAYEKNTGLVIIETFKDKNPVYVPGVLCTNHGPFTWGADAAEAVHNAVVLEEVAKMAYRCEHLNPEAKPAPQYLQDKHFFRKHGANAYYGQGK, from the coding sequence ATGTTAGAACAATTAAAAAAAGAAGTCTATGAAGCAAATATGGAACTTCCTAAAAGAGGTCTGATCACATATACATGGGGAAATGTCAGTGGAATTGATAGAGAAAGTGGTTTATTTGTTATTAAACCAAGTGGTGTGGATTATGATAAACTTTCTCCAGAAGATATGGTTGTCATGGATCTTGATGGAAACAGAGTGGAAGGAGATTTAAATCCATCTTCTGATACACCAACGCATATTGAATTATATAAAGCATTCGAAGATTTAGGAGGAATTGTACATACACATTCCCCATGGGCAACATCATGGGCACAGGCGGGGAGAAGTATTCCATGCTATGGAACAACACATGCAGATTACTTCTATGGAGAAATTCCATGTGCAAGAAGCCTCACAAAAGAAGAAATTGAAGAAGCCTATGAGAAGAATACAGGATTGGTGATCATTGAGACATTTAAAGATAAGAATCCAGTTTATGTTCCAGGAGTGCTTTGTACAAATCATGGACCATTTACATGGGGAGCTGATGCAGCCGAGGCAGTTCATAATGCCGTTGTCTTAGAAGAAGTCGCAAAGATGGCATACCGTTGCGAGCATTTAAATCCAGAAGCAAAGCCAGCACCACAATATCTGCAGGATAAACATTTCTTCAGAAAACATGGGGCAAATGCTTACTATGGCCAAGGCAAATAA
- a CDS encoding xylulokinase, producing METKQMIADGKTALGIEFGSTRIKVVLIDKDHHPIASGSHDWENRLENNIWTYTLEDIWSGLQDSYQNLVNDVKEKYDITLTKVGSIGFSAMMHGYMAFDKDGELLVPFRTWRNTMTEEASEKLTEAFSYHIPQRWSIAHLYQAILKEEEHVKDIDYLTTLAGYVHWKLTGEKVLGVGEASGMFPIDIETKDYNQTMIKTFDNLIKDKKFGWKLENILPKVLIAGDKAGILSEEGAKLLDPSGNLEAGIPLCPPEGDAGTGMVATNSVTRKTGNVSAGTSVFAMIVLEKELKKVYDEIDLVTTPSGDLVGMVHCNNCTSDLNAWVNLFKEFAQNFGVEDVDMDQLYGTLYNKALEGDKDCGGLLAYNYFSGEHITGFEEGRPLFVRKPDSNFNLANFMRVHLYTALGALKTGLDILMKEEDVKVDKMLGHGGLFKTEGVGQKIMAAAVNAPVSVMKTAGEGGAWGMAILAAYMLDKAEDETLDTYLSDKVFAGEEGTTIAPDEKDVEGFDEFIKQYQKGLALERVAIDVM from the coding sequence ATGGAAACAAAGCAAATGATCGCAGATGGAAAAACAGCATTGGGAATCGAATTTGGATCAACAAGGATCAAAGTTGTACTGATCGACAAAGATCATCATCCGATCGCATCCGGAAGCCATGACTGGGAAAATCGTCTGGAGAATAATATATGGACTTATACATTAGAAGACATCTGGAGTGGACTACAAGACAGTTACCAAAACTTGGTAAACGACGTGAAAGAAAAATATGATATTACACTAACTAAGGTTGGAAGTATCGGATTTAGTGCGATGATGCATGGATATATGGCATTTGATAAAGATGGAGAATTGTTAGTGCCATTCCGAACATGGAGAAATACAATGACAGAAGAAGCTTCTGAGAAATTAACGGAAGCATTTTCTTATCACATTCCTCAAAGATGGAGTATCGCACATCTGTATCAGGCAATTTTAAAAGAAGAAGAACATGTAAAAGATATTGATTATCTGACAACACTGGCAGGATATGTCCATTGGAAATTAACAGGTGAAAAGGTGCTCGGTGTTGGAGAAGCGTCTGGAATGTTCCCAATCGATATTGAAACAAAAGATTATAACCAGACGATGATCAAGACATTTGACAACCTGATCAAAGATAAAAAATTTGGATGGAAATTAGAAAATATCTTACCAAAAGTTTTAATAGCTGGAGATAAAGCGGGTATCTTAAGCGAAGAAGGAGCAAAATTATTAGATCCATCTGGTAATCTGGAAGCTGGAATTCCTTTATGTCCTCCAGAAGGAGATGCAGGAACTGGAATGGTTGCGACAAACAGCGTGACAAGAAAAACAGGAAATGTATCTGCAGGAACAAGTGTTTTTGCAATGATCGTTTTAGAGAAAGAATTAAAGAAAGTTTATGATGAGATCGATCTTGTCACAACGCCATCAGGTGATCTTGTGGGTATGGTACATTGTAATAACTGTACATCAGATCTGAATGCATGGGTCAACTTATTTAAAGAATTTGCACAGAACTTTGGTGTGGAAGATGTAGATATGGATCAGCTTTATGGAACTCTTTACAATAAAGCATTAGAAGGTGACAAGGATTGTGGTGGATTACTTGCATACAACTATTTCTCAGGAGAACATATCACAGGATTTGAAGAAGGAAGGCCATTATTTGTAAGAAAACCAGATAGTAATTTTAATCTTGCAAACTTTATGAGAGTTCATCTATACACAGCACTTGGAGCTTTGAAGACGGGGCTTGATATCTTGATGAAAGAAGAAGATGTCAAAGTTGATAAAATGCTGGGACATGGTGGATTATTCAAAACAGAAGGTGTTGGACAAAAGATCATGGCAGCGGCTGTGAATGCACCAGTATCAGTTATGAAAACAGCTGGAGAAGGTGGTGCATGGGGAATGGCGATCCTTGCAGCCTATATGCTGGATAAAGCAGAAGATGAGACGCTTGATACCTATCTTTCTGACAAAGTATTTGCAGGGGAAGAAGGTACAACGATCGCTCCAGATGAAAAAGATGTGGAAGGCTTTGATGAATTTATCAAACAATATCAAAAAGGTCTTGCACTTGAACGAGTTGCAATTGATGTCATGTAA
- the araA gene encoding L-arabinose isomerase, protein MELKKNYKFWFATGSQDLYGDECLSHVAKHAQIIVQNFNESGILPFEVVWKPTLIDSTSIRRTFEEANADEECAGVITWMHTFSPAKSWIAGLQAFKKPLLHLHTQFNEEIPYDTIDMDFMNENQSAHGDREFGHIVTRMGIPREVVVGYYESKEVKEKIASWMRSAIGMVESKNIRVVRIADNMRNVAVTEGDKVEAQIKFGWEIDAYPVNEVVDYVNAVSKGDIDALTQLYYEKYNLLLEGRDPIEFKKHVEVQAGIEIGLEKFLKDHDYQAVVTHFGDLGGLKQLPGLAIQRLMEKGYGFGAEGDWKTAAMVRLMKVMTAGKKDAKGTSFMEDYTYNFVPGKEGILEAHMLEVCPTIADGPVSIKVNPLSMGDREDPARLVFTAKEGEGIATSLIDLGHRFRLIINKVDCKKTEKPMPELPVATAFWTPKPDLYKGAEAWILAGGAHHTAFSYDLSVDQMVAWAEAMGIESVVIDENTDIRILKNELRWNEVVYR, encoded by the coding sequence ATGGAACTTAAAAAAAATTACAAATTTTGGTTTGCAACAGGATCACAGGATTTATATGGAGATGAATGTTTAAGCCATGTGGCAAAACATGCACAGATCATTGTGCAGAATTTCAATGAAAGTGGTATCTTACCATTTGAAGTTGTATGGAAACCGACATTAATTGATAGTACTTCGATCAGAAGAACATTTGAAGAAGCAAATGCAGATGAAGAATGTGCCGGTGTCATCACATGGATGCACACATTCTCCCCAGCAAAATCATGGATCGCAGGATTACAGGCATTTAAGAAACCATTATTACATCTTCACACACAGTTTAATGAAGAAATCCCATATGACACGATTGATATGGATTTTATGAATGAAAACCAGTCAGCACATGGTGACAGGGAATTTGGACATATCGTAACAAGAATGGGAATCCCAAGAGAAGTTGTTGTTGGATATTATGAATCAAAAGAAGTGAAAGAAAAGATCGCATCTTGGATGAGAAGTGCAATCGGAATGGTGGAAAGTAAAAATATCCGTGTGGTAAGGATTGCGGATAATATGAGAAATGTTGCGGTTACAGAAGGTGATAAAGTCGAAGCACAGATTAAATTTGGATGGGAGATCGATGCATATCCAGTCAATGAAGTTGTAGATTATGTCAATGCAGTCAGCAAAGGTGATATTGATGCACTGACACAGTTATATTATGAAAAATACAATCTTTTATTAGAGGGCAGAGATCCGATCGAATTTAAGAAACATGTAGAGGTACAGGCAGGAATCGAGATCGGACTGGAAAAATTCTTAAAAGACCATGATTATCAGGCAGTTGTTACACACTTTGGCGATCTTGGTGGATTAAAACAGCTTCCAGGACTTGCGATTCAGAGATTAATGGAAAAAGGTTATGGATTTGGTGCAGAAGGTGACTGGAAGACAGCAGCAATGGTACGACTGATGAAAGTTATGACAGCAGGAAAGAAAGATGCCAAAGGAACATCATTTATGGAAGATTATACATACAATTTTGTTCCGGGAAAAGAGGGTATCTTAGAAGCTCATATGTTGGAAGTATGCCCAACGATCGCGGATGGTCCTGTTTCAATCAAAGTAAATCCATTATCTATGGGAGATCGTGAAGATCCTGCAAGACTTGTATTTACAGCAAAAGAAGGAGAAGGAATAGCCACTTCTTTGATCGATCTTGGACATCGTTTCCGTCTGATCATTAATAAAGTGGATTGTAAAAAGACAGAAAAACCAATGCCAGAGCTTCCAGTAGCGACGGCATTCTGGACACCAAAACCAGATCTTTATAAAGGAGCAGAGGCATGGATCTTAGCTGGTGGAGCACATCATACAGCATTTTCTTATGATCTTAGTGTAGATCAGATGGTTGCATGGGCAGAGGCTATGGGAATTGAGAGTGTTGTCATTGATGAGAATACAGATATCAGAATATTAAAGAATGAATTAAGATGGAATGAAGTAGTTTATCGTTAG
- a CDS encoding GntR family transcriptional regulator: protein MGKNKGEMKYHTLKESLKNDILSGVYQPGDKMPSENQLVQEYDLSRHTVRKALSILEEEGYIIAVHGKGTFCTERALHKKESKNIAVVTTYISDYIFPRLIQGINSVLSKDGYSIIFKTTENSRRGETACLEDILTKDIDGLIIEPSKSEIVCRHPKLYENLDKYEIPYIFIHGVYEEMKDKPHILMDDCKGGYLLTKYLIDMGHQHIVGVFKADDHQGRERHKGYVMALQEAGYQYDPDMVVWFHTEDRQTKPVTSVVQMIKDQRKMDAVVCYNDQIAFSIIGGLHQIGVSIPEDLSITGYDNSMLAHQHPLSLTTIAHPQEKLGEMAGQLLLEKIQGGSDKDMKTEYLIEPKLVIGNSCKNRNQE, encoded by the coding sequence ATGGGAAAGAACAAAGGAGAAATGAAATATCACACATTAAAGGAATCACTGAAGAATGATATTTTATCTGGTGTCTATCAACCGGGAGATAAGATGCCGTCAGAGAATCAACTAGTACAGGAATATGATCTTAGCCGCCATACCGTACGTAAGGCGCTGTCAATTCTGGAAGAAGAAGGTTATATCATTGCAGTTCATGGAAAGGGAACGTTTTGTACAGAACGGGCACTTCATAAAAAGGAATCAAAGAACATTGCAGTGGTTACAACCTATATTTCTGATTATATATTCCCTAGATTGATCCAAGGGATCAACAGTGTCCTTTCCAAAGATGGATACAGCATTATTTTTAAGACAACAGAAAATAGCAGACGAGGAGAGACAGCATGTCTTGAAGATATTCTTACAAAAGATATTGATGGCTTGATCATTGAGCCAAGTAAAAGTGAGATTGTATGCAGACATCCAAAACTTTATGAGAATCTTGATAAATATGAAATTCCCTACATTTTTATTCACGGAGTCTATGAGGAGATGAAAGACAAACCCCACATTCTTATGGACGACTGTAAAGGAGGTTATCTGCTTACAAAATATCTGATCGATATGGGACATCAACATATCGTAGGAGTTTTTAAAGCAGATGATCATCAAGGAAGAGAACGACATAAAGGTTATGTGATGGCACTTCAGGAAGCAGGATATCAATATGATCCAGATATGGTTGTCTGGTTTCATACAGAAGATCGTCAGACGAAACCAGTAACATCGGTTGTTCAGATGATAAAGGATCAAAGAAAGATGGATGCAGTTGTCTGTTACAATGACCAGATCGCATTTTCAATCATTGGAGGATTGCATCAGATTGGTGTTTCAATTCCAGAAGACTTGTCGATTACAGGATATGATAATTCAATGCTTGCACATCAGCATCCACTTTCTTTAACGACTATTGCTCATCCACAGGAAAAACTTGGCGAGATGGCAGGACAGTTGTTGCTAGAAAAGATACAAGGTGGATCAGATAAAGACATGAAAACAGAGTATTTGATCGAACCGAAATTGGTGATCGGAAACTCATGTAAAAATAGGAATCAAGAATAG
- a CDS encoding PTS fructose transporter subunit IIB: MKILCVTKCPTGMVQTYVAAEKLEQAGKKLGVDLSVETQGAMGIQNQFSPEQIDEADYIVIAADVAIDEASRFGNKKLYVTSLEDAIVHPEQILESLTTKSYSYQDAAVSNKKILG; this comes from the coding sequence ATGAAAATTTTGTGTGTAACAAAATGCCCAACTGGAATGGTTCAAACCTATGTTGCGGCAGAGAAACTAGAACAGGCAGGTAAGAAACTTGGCGTTGACCTTTCTGTGGAAACACAGGGAGCTATGGGAATTCAAAATCAGTTTTCCCCTGAACAGATCGATGAAGCTGATTATATTGTGATTGCTGCTGATGTTGCGATCGACGAAGCTTCCCGCTTCGGTAATAAAAAGCTTTATGTCACATCTTTAGAAGATGCCATTGTTCATCCTGAGCAGATTTTAGAATCTCTGACAACCAAGTCATATTCTTATCAGGATGCAGCTGTATCGAATAAGAAGATTCTTGGTTAG
- a CDS encoding putative DNA modification/repair radical SAM protein gives MEISSKDLSLNEKLKILADAAKYDVACTSSGSSRRGKKGMLGNTEAAGICHSFSSDGRCVSLLKILLSNECIYDCKYCLNRVSNDRVRTTFTPDEICTLVVEFYRRNYIEGLFLSSGIVKSPTYTMELMYQAIYLLRTKYHFNGYIHVKAIPGTSDELITNMGYLVDRMSVNLELPTIDGLKRLAPHKNPKKLVAPIRQIQNGIVDHRLMIGKNASMERSQSNKYLKHTIFQENPYQRIQTGSSPLTLADPSLKNTLRLQNNGKPASFVPAGQSTQMIIGATGESDLQLLSTTQKLYQQYDLKRVFYSAYVPLNEDSNLPALGTAPPLLREHRLYQADWLLRFYGFKADELLSVDRPNFNTMLDPKCDWALRHLDIYPVEINRASYDVLLRVPGIGTKSAFRIVKARKHGTLNFEHLKKMGIVLKRAKYFITCSGKMMYRIPIEEDFITRQLIGEDGKQNWEIDHPQTYRQLSLFDDFNFQSEVTVEDSSKTLFGQM, from the coding sequence ATGGAAATCTCATCAAAAGATTTATCTTTAAATGAAAAATTGAAGATTTTAGCTGATGCAGCAAAATACGATGTCGCCTGTACTTCCAGTGGTTCTTCCCGCCGTGGAAAGAAAGGAATGCTCGGGAATACAGAGGCTGCTGGAATCTGTCATAGTTTTTCTTCGGATGGGCGCTGTGTGTCTTTGCTTAAGATTTTACTTAGCAATGAATGTATTTATGATTGTAAGTATTGTCTAAACCGAGTAAGTAATGACAGGGTTCGTACAACATTTACTCCGGACGAGATCTGTACACTTGTTGTGGAATTTTATCGAAGAAATTATATTGAAGGGTTATTTTTAAGCTCTGGAATCGTAAAGAGTCCGACTTATACGATGGAATTAATGTATCAGGCGATTTATCTGCTTCGTACAAAGTACCATTTTAATGGATATATCCATGTGAAAGCGATTCCTGGCACTTCGGATGAATTGATCACGAATATGGGATATCTTGTCGATCGTATGAGTGTGAATCTAGAACTTCCTACAATTGACGGGCTTAAGAGACTGGCTCCTCATAAGAATCCGAAGAAACTTGTTGCTCCAATTCGTCAGATTCAGAATGGAATCGTGGATCATCGGTTGATGATCGGGAAAAATGCCTCTATGGAACGTTCTCAAAGTAATAAGTATTTGAAGCATACGATCTTTCAAGAGAATCCTTATCAGCGGATTCAGACTGGTTCTTCCCCATTGACACTTGCAGATCCTTCTCTTAAGAATACTTTACGTTTGCAAAATAATGGGAAACCAGCTTCTTTTGTTCCTGCCGGTCAAAGTACACAGATGATCATTGGCGCAACTGGGGAGAGTGATCTGCAGCTTTTATCAACAACGCAGAAATTATATCAGCAGTATGACTTGAAACGTGTGTTTTATTCTGCCTATGTTCCTTTGAATGAGGATTCTAATCTGCCAGCTCTTGGAACCGCACCGCCACTTCTTCGGGAACACCGTCTGTATCAGGCAGACTGGCTGCTACGGTTTTACGGATTTAAGGCAGATGAATTACTTTCTGTAGATCGGCCGAATTTTAATACGATGCTTGATCCAAAGTGTGACTGGGCGTTACGTCACCTTGATATTTATCCAGTTGAGATCAATCGTGCTTCTTATGATGTGTTGCTTCGTGTTCCTGGAATTGGGACAAAGTCTGCATTTCGTATTGTAAAGGCACGCAAACATGGAACTCTTAATTTTGAGCATTTGAAGAAAATGGGGATTGTATTAAAACGTGCGAAGTATTTTATCACCTGCAGCGGGAAGATGATGTATCGGATACCGATTGAGGAAGATTTTATTACCAGGCAGCTGATTGGTGAGGATGGAAAGCAAAATTGGGAGATCGATCATCCACAGACCTATCGACAGCTTTCTTTATTTGATGATTTTAATTTTCAATCTGAAGTCACTGTAGAAGATTCTTCGAAAACTTTGTTTGGACAGATGTAA
- a CDS encoding TIGR03915 family putative DNA repair protein: MTVFTCEDNFDAMMTCVYEAWASRLGHSNIKLKTEPIGNLELFCDYRHVDADPEKTASVVRSIKSKISYQAYIMIYEAAMSDAEDKLDTIYRFMVAGFHYGAHVVDFLQEPVVMRMFELKRKVGNEAHFHVEFIRFANMPGDVLVSHIEPKSNVLTLVAPHFSDRLPSENWMIIDDKRFIAVVHPADQDYYLTILSKEEMDRLSIQTDDPFIDLWKDFFNTIGIKERENHQCQRNLMPLWYRKHMTEFQ, from the coding sequence ATGACTGTTTTTACCTGTGAAGATAATTTTGATGCGATGATGACTTGTGTTTATGAGGCCTGGGCATCAAGACTTGGTCATTCCAATATTAAATTGAAGACAGAACCGATTGGGAATCTGGAATTATTCTGTGATTATCGGCATGTGGATGCTGATCCGGAGAAAACTGCCAGTGTCGTTCGTTCTATCAAGAGTAAGATTTCTTATCAGGCTTATATTATGATCTATGAAGCTGCAATGTCTGATGCCGAGGATAAATTAGATACGATTTATCGTTTTATGGTTGCTGGATTCCATTATGGTGCTCATGTTGTGGATTTTCTTCAGGAACCTGTGGTTATGCGGATGTTTGAATTGAAACGTAAAGTTGGAAATGAAGCTCATTTTCATGTGGAATTTATCCGATTTGCGAATATGCCTGGGGATGTGTTGGTAAGTCATATTGAGCCAAAGAGTAATGTATTAACTCTGGTTGCACCACATTTTTCTGATCGTCTGCCTTCTGAAAACTGGATGATCATTGATGATAAACGCTTCATCGCTGTCGTTCATCCTGCAGATCAAGATTATTATTTAACAATACTTTCAAAAGAAGAAATGGATCGGCTGTCCATTCAGACAGACGATCCGTTTATTGATCTATGGAAAGACTTTTTCAATACGATCGGAATTAAAGAACGAGAAAATCATCAGTGTCAGAGGAATCTGATGCCATTGTGGTATCGGAAACATATGACAGAATTTCAGTAA
- a CDS encoding low molecular weight protein-tyrosine-phosphatase: protein MSKIKVLFICHGNICRSTMTQFVFQHMVNDQGLKDKFYIDSAATSREEIGNPPHYGTVNKLRQEGIPVLKHRAIQMTKQDYKEYDYIIGMDAWNLRNMNRITGGDPDGKIHLLLDYSKHPRDIADPWYTGNFDDTYRDVVEGCEAFMKYLREEQL, encoded by the coding sequence ATGAGCAAGATAAAAGTGTTATTCATCTGCCACGGCAATATCTGCCGAAGCACAATGACCCAATTTGTTTTCCAACACATGGTAAACGATCAAGGACTAAAAGACAAATTTTACATCGACTCTGCTGCAACGAGCAGAGAAGAAATCGGTAATCCACCACATTATGGAACGGTAAATAAACTAAGACAGGAAGGAATCCCAGTCCTAAAACACCGTGCCATCCAGATGACAAAACAAGATTACAAAGAATACGATTATATTATCGGTATGGATGCATGGAATCTAAGAAATATGAATCGTATTACAGGTGGTGACCCAGATGGAAAGATTCATCTGTTATTAGACTATTCCAAACATCCAAGAGACATCGCAGATCCATGGTATACAGGGAATTTTGACGATACATACAGAGATGTAGTCGAAGGGTGTGAAGCGTTCATGAAATATTTAAGGGAAGAACAATTATAA